In Ananas comosus cultivar F153 linkage group 10, ASM154086v1, whole genome shotgun sequence, the following proteins share a genomic window:
- the LOC109716246 gene encoding E3 ubiquitin-protein ligase BRE1-like 1 → MGSTGEPDRKRRHFSSISPTAGAAAKKQPLPPFSEDKKLDVAVLKYKNQKLVEQVEAQKVEYLVLEDKLNQLKEKQKTYTGTLTVVNESWDRLVSDLESISVCTSGSSNHGRDLRHNNIHDGI, encoded by the exons ATGGGGAGCACTGGAGAGCCGGATAGGAAGCGGCGCCACTTCAGCTCCATCTCCCCCACGGCTGGTGCGGCCGCGAAGAAGCAGCCACTCCCTCCTTTTTCGGAGGATAAGAAG CTTGATGTTGCTGTGCTTAAATACAAAAATCAAAAGCTTGTTGAACAAGTAGAAGCCCAGAAAGTCGAGTACCTTGTTCTTGAGGATAAATTGAATCAGCTAAAAGAGAAACAGAAGACGTACACCGGCACGTTAACCGTGGTTAATGAGTCTTGGGAccgg CTTGTCAGTGATTTGGAGTCAATTTCTGTTTGCACAAGCGGCTCTTCAAATCATGGACGTGATTTAAGGCATAATAATATACACGACG GAATTTAA